Proteins from one Panthera leo isolate Ple1 chromosome D1, P.leo_Ple1_pat1.1, whole genome shotgun sequence genomic window:
- the B3GAT1 gene encoding galactosylgalactosylxylosylprotein 3-beta-glucuronosyltransferase 1, which produces MGNEELWAQPALEMPKRRDILAIVLIVLPWTLLVTVWHQSTIAPLLTAHKDDGSDPRRDVPQGADPREYCMSDRDIVEVVRTEYVYTRPPPWSDTLPTIHVVTPTYSRPVQKAELTRLANTLLHVPNLHWLVVEDAPRRTPLTARLLRDTGLNYTHLHVETPRNYKLRGDARDPRIPRGTMQRNLALRWLRETFPRNTSQPGVVYFADDDNTYSLELFEEMRSTRRVSVWPVAFVGGLRYEAPRVNGAGKVVGWKTVFDPHRPFAIDMAGFAVNLRLILQRSQAYFKLRGVKGGYQESSLLRELVTLNDLEPKAANCTKILVWHTRTEKPVLVNEGKKGFTDPTVEI; this is translated from the exons ATGG GTAACGAGGAGCTGTGGGCCCAGCCAGCCTTGGAGATGCCGAAAAGACGGGACATCCTTGCGATCGTCCTCATCGTACTGCCCTGGACACTGCTTGTCACCGTGTGGCACCAGAGCACCATCGCGCCTCTGCTCACCGCACACAAGG ATGACGGTAGTGACCCCCGGCGCGACGTGCCTCAGGGCGCCGACCCCAGGGAATACTGCATGTCCGACCGCGACATCGTGGAGGTGGTGCGCACCGAGTATGTGTACACGCGGCCCCCGCCGTGGTCCGACACGCTGCCCACCATCCACGTGGTGACGCCCACCTACAGCCGCCCGGTGCAGAAGGCCGAGCTGACACGCTTGGCCAACACGCTGCTGCACGTGCCCAACCTGCACTGGCTGGTGGTGGAGGATGCGCCGCGCCGGACGCCGCTGACCGCGCGCCTGCTACGCGACACCGGCCTCAACTACACCCATCTGCACGTGGAGACGCCCCGTAACTACAAGCTGCGCGGCGACGCCCGTGACCCGCGCATCCCGCGGGGCACAATGCAGCGCAACCTGGCCCTGCGCTGGCTGCGGGAGACCTTCCCGCGCAACACCAGCCAACCGGGTGTGGTGTACTTCGCTGACGACGACAACACCTACAGTCTGGAGCTCTTTGAGGAG ATGCGCAGCACCAGGAGGGTGTCTGTGTGGCCCGTTGCCTTCGTTGGTGGCCTTCGGTACGAGGCCCCACGGGTCAACGGGGCTGGGAAGGTGGTCGGCTGGAAGACAGTGTTTGACCCGCACCGACCATTTGCAATAGACATGGCTGGATTTGCAGTCAACCTGAGGCTCATTCTACAGCGTAGCCAGGCCTACTTCAAGCTGCGTGGTGTGAAGGGAGGCTACCAGGAAAGCAGCCTCCTCCGAGAACTTGTTACCCTCAATGACCTGGAGCCCAAGGCAGCCAACTGCACCAAG ATCCTGGTCTGGCACACACGGACAGAGAAGCCGGTGCTGGTGAACGAGGGGAAAAAAGGCTTCACTGACCCCACTGTGGAGATCTGA
- the LOC122200713 gene encoding beta-galactosidase-1-like protein 2 isoform X1, with amino-acid sequence MLAAVPPSRAMSKWSVGRKPSRTLGLLLLVILSYLVLRRLDWYNLVPAWLRHRQSGLQANGQHFMLEDSTFWIFGGSVHYFRVPKEYWRDRLLKMKACGLNTLTTYVPWNLHEPERGKFDFSGNLDLEAFVLLAAEIGLWVILRPGPYICSEIDLGGLPSWLLQDSGMRLRTTYKGFTEAVDLYFDHLMSRVVPLQYKHGGPIIAVQVENEYGSYNRDPAYMPYIKKALEDRGIVELLLTSDNKDGLQKGVMDGVLATINLQSQHELQLLTNFLLSVQRVQPKMVMEYWTGWFDSWGGPHNILDSSEVLKTVSAILDAGSSINLYMFHGGTNFGFINGAMHFHDYKSDVTSYDYDAVLTEAGDYTAKYFKLRSFFGSISGVPLPPQPDLLPKIAYEPLSLNFYLSLWDALQYMEEPVNSEKPVNMENLPINNGNGQSFGYTLYETTIASSGVLSGLVRDRGQVFVNTVSIGFLDYEKKKIVIPLIQGYTRLRILVENRGRVNYGDNIDDQRKGLIGNIYLNDSPLKKFRIYSLDMKKSFFQRFSVDKWSPIPAVPTFPAFFLGVLSISLSPFDTFMKLEGWEKGVVFINGQNLGRYWNIGPQETLYLPGAWLDQGINQVIVFEEKMAGPVIQFTETPHLGRNQYLD; translated from the exons GTTGGACTGGTATAATCTGGTCCCTGCATGGCTGAGACACCGGCAATCAGGGCTGCAGGCCAACGGCCAACACTTCATGCTGGAGGACTCCACCTTCTGGATCTTTGGGGGCTCTGTGCACTATTTCCGGGTGCCCAAGGAATACTGGAGGGACCGCTTGCTGAAGATGAAAGCCTGTGGCTTGAATACCCTCACCAC CTATGTTCCATGGAATCTCCACGAGCCAGAAAGAGGCAAATTTGACTTCTCTGGGAACCTGGACCTGGA GGCCTTTGTGCTGTTGGCTGCAGAGATCGGGTTGTGGGTGATTCTGCGTCCAGGCCCCTACATCTGCAGTGAGATCGACCTCGGGGGCTTGCCCAG CTGGTTACTCCAAGACTCTGGCATGAGGCTGAGAACAACTTACAAGGGCTTCACCGAAGCAGTGGACCTTTATTTTGATCACCTGATGTCCAGGGTGGTGCCACTCCAG TACAAGCATGGAGGCCCCATCATTGCTGTGCAGGTGGAGAATGAATATGGTTCCTATAACAGAGACCCCGCCTATATGCCTTACATCAAGAAG GCCTTGGAAGACCGGGGTATTGTGGAATTGCTCTTGACTTCAGACAACAAGGACGGCCTGCAAAAGGGAGTCATGGATGGAG TGCTGGCCACCATCAACTTGCAGTCACAGCATGAGTTGCAGTTATTAACCAACTTTCTCTTAAGTGTCCAG AGGGTTCAGCCCAAGATGGTGATGGAGTACTGGACAGGGTGGTTTGACTCGTGGGGAGGCCCACACAACATCCTGGATTCTTCTG AGGTTTTAAAAACAGTGTCTGCCATTCTCGATGCTGGCTCCTCCATCAACCTCTACATGTTCCATGGAGGCACCAACTTTGGCTTCATAAATGGAGCCATGCATTTTCATGACTATAAGTCTGATGTCACCAGCTATG ACTACGATGCTGTGCTGACAGAGGCGGGGGATTACACAGCTAAATACTTCAAGCTCCGAAGTTTCTTTGGCTCCATCTCAG gtgttcctctccctccccagcctgaCCTTCTTCCCAAGATTGCCTATGAGCCCTTGAGCCTGAATTTTTACCTGTCACTGTGGGACGCCCTGCAGTACATGGAGGAG CCAGTCAATTCTGAAAAACCAGTCAATATGGAGAACCTGCCAATAAACAATGGAAATGGACAGTCATTTGGGTACACTCTGTATGAGACTACCATTGCTTCATCAGGTGTCCTTAGTGGTCTTGTGCGTGACCGGGGACAG GTATTTGTGAACACAGTGTCTATAGGATTCTTGGACTATGAAAAGAAGAAGATCGTTATTCCCTTGATCCAG GGTTACACCAGGCTGAGGATCTTGGTGGAGAATCGTGGGCGAGTCAACTACGGGGATAATATTGATGACCAGCGCAAAG GCTTAATTGGAAATATCTATCTGAATGATTCTCCCTTGAAAAAATTCAGAATCTACAGCTTGGATATGAAAAAGAGCTTCTTTCAGAG GTTCAGCGTCGACAAATGGAGCCCTATCCCTGCAGTACCTACgttccctgctttctttttggGTGTCTTGTcaatttccctttccccttttgaCACCTTCATGAAGCTGGAG GGCTGGGAGAAGGGGGTTGTATTCATCAATGGCCAAAACCTTGGACGCTACTGGAACATCGGACCCCAGGAGACCCTCTACCTCCCAGGTGCCTGGTTGGATCAAGGCATCAACCAG GTCATTGTTTTCGAGGAGAAGATGGCAGGCCCTGTGATACAGTTCACTGAAACACCCCACCTAGGCAGGAACCAGTACCTTGATTGA
- the LOC122200713 gene encoding beta-galactosidase-1-like protein 2 isoform X2 produces MLAAVPPSRAMSKWSVGRKPSRTLGLLLLVILSYLVLRRLDWYNLVPAWLRHRQSGLQANGQHFMLEDSTFWIFGGSVHYFRVPKEYWRDRLLKMKACGLNTLTTYVPWNLHEPERGKFDFSGNLDLEAFVLLAAEIGLWVILRPGPYICSEIDLGGLPSWLLQDSGMRLRTTYKGFTEAVDLYFDHLMSRVVPLQYKHGGPIIAVQVENEYGSYNRDPAYMPYIKKALEDRGIVELLLTSDNKDGLQKGVMDGVLATINLQSQHELQLLTNFLLSVQRVQPKMVMEYWTGWFDSWGGPHNILDSSEVLKTVSAILDAGSSINLYMFHGGTNFGFINGAMHFHDYKSDVTSYDYDAVLTEAGDYTAKYFKLRSFFGSISGVPLPPQPDLLPKIAYEPLSLNFYLSLWDALQYMEEPVNSEKPVNMENLPINNGNGQSFGYTLYETTIASSGVLSGLVRDRGQVFVNTVSIGFLDYEKKKIVIPLIQGYTRLRILVENRGRVNYGDNIDDQRKGLIGNIYLNDSPLKKFRIYSLDMKKSFFQRFSVDKWSPIPAVPTFPAFFLGVLSISLSPFDTFMKLEGWEKGVVFINGQNLGRYWNIGPQETLYLPGAWLDQGINQEILMNSA; encoded by the exons GTTGGACTGGTATAATCTGGTCCCTGCATGGCTGAGACACCGGCAATCAGGGCTGCAGGCCAACGGCCAACACTTCATGCTGGAGGACTCCACCTTCTGGATCTTTGGGGGCTCTGTGCACTATTTCCGGGTGCCCAAGGAATACTGGAGGGACCGCTTGCTGAAGATGAAAGCCTGTGGCTTGAATACCCTCACCAC CTATGTTCCATGGAATCTCCACGAGCCAGAAAGAGGCAAATTTGACTTCTCTGGGAACCTGGACCTGGA GGCCTTTGTGCTGTTGGCTGCAGAGATCGGGTTGTGGGTGATTCTGCGTCCAGGCCCCTACATCTGCAGTGAGATCGACCTCGGGGGCTTGCCCAG CTGGTTACTCCAAGACTCTGGCATGAGGCTGAGAACAACTTACAAGGGCTTCACCGAAGCAGTGGACCTTTATTTTGATCACCTGATGTCCAGGGTGGTGCCACTCCAG TACAAGCATGGAGGCCCCATCATTGCTGTGCAGGTGGAGAATGAATATGGTTCCTATAACAGAGACCCCGCCTATATGCCTTACATCAAGAAG GCCTTGGAAGACCGGGGTATTGTGGAATTGCTCTTGACTTCAGACAACAAGGACGGCCTGCAAAAGGGAGTCATGGATGGAG TGCTGGCCACCATCAACTTGCAGTCACAGCATGAGTTGCAGTTATTAACCAACTTTCTCTTAAGTGTCCAG AGGGTTCAGCCCAAGATGGTGATGGAGTACTGGACAGGGTGGTTTGACTCGTGGGGAGGCCCACACAACATCCTGGATTCTTCTG AGGTTTTAAAAACAGTGTCTGCCATTCTCGATGCTGGCTCCTCCATCAACCTCTACATGTTCCATGGAGGCACCAACTTTGGCTTCATAAATGGAGCCATGCATTTTCATGACTATAAGTCTGATGTCACCAGCTATG ACTACGATGCTGTGCTGACAGAGGCGGGGGATTACACAGCTAAATACTTCAAGCTCCGAAGTTTCTTTGGCTCCATCTCAG gtgttcctctccctccccagcctgaCCTTCTTCCCAAGATTGCCTATGAGCCCTTGAGCCTGAATTTTTACCTGTCACTGTGGGACGCCCTGCAGTACATGGAGGAG CCAGTCAATTCTGAAAAACCAGTCAATATGGAGAACCTGCCAATAAACAATGGAAATGGACAGTCATTTGGGTACACTCTGTATGAGACTACCATTGCTTCATCAGGTGTCCTTAGTGGTCTTGTGCGTGACCGGGGACAG GTATTTGTGAACACAGTGTCTATAGGATTCTTGGACTATGAAAAGAAGAAGATCGTTATTCCCTTGATCCAG GGTTACACCAGGCTGAGGATCTTGGTGGAGAATCGTGGGCGAGTCAACTACGGGGATAATATTGATGACCAGCGCAAAG GCTTAATTGGAAATATCTATCTGAATGATTCTCCCTTGAAAAAATTCAGAATCTACAGCTTGGATATGAAAAAGAGCTTCTTTCAGAG GTTCAGCGTCGACAAATGGAGCCCTATCCCTGCAGTACCTACgttccctgctttctttttggGTGTCTTGTcaatttccctttccccttttgaCACCTTCATGAAGCTGGAG GGCTGGGAGAAGGGGGTTGTATTCATCAATGGCCAAAACCTTGGACGCTACTGGAACATCGGACCCCAGGAGACCCTCTACCTCCCAGGTGCCTGGTTGGATCAAGGCATCAACCAG GAAATTCTCATGAATTCTGCATAG